Proteins encoded within one genomic window of Bacillus sp. F19:
- a CDS encoding GNAT family N-acetyltransferase: MFPILETERLVLRELIEYDALDIFNCFSNADVLRYYGQNPLTSLDQVKQIVRNFSKNYDEKRGIKWGIEMKGKAGIIGTIGFQEWSPEHKRAEISYALFPEHWGNGFATEAVSKVISYGFKELGLMRIGAVVFVENRASNKLLTKLGFIKEGILRNYMYQNDIPFDTNIYSLLK; the protein is encoded by the coding sequence ATGTTTCCTATATTAGAAACAGAACGGTTAGTTTTGAGAGAGCTTATTGAATATGACGCATTAGATATATTTAATTGTTTCTCTAATGCAGATGTATTACGTTATTATGGACAAAATCCTTTAACAAGTCTTGATCAGGTGAAACAAATTGTCAGGAATTTTTCGAAGAATTACGATGAAAAACGTGGTATTAAATGGGGAATTGAAATGAAAGGTAAGGCTGGGATTATCGGGACAATTGGGTTTCAAGAGTGGTCTCCTGAACATAAGAGAGCAGAAATAAGCTATGCACTTTTTCCTGAACATTGGGGCAATGGATTTGCAACTGAAGCTGTTAGTAAAGTGATTTCCTATGGTTTTAAAGAGCTTGGTTTAATGCGTATTGGAGCAGTTGTTTTCGTTGAAAATAGAGCATCTAATAAGTTGTTAACAAAATTAGGCTTTATAAAAGAAGGAATTTTGAGAAATTATATGTATCAAAATGATATTCCGTTTGATACGAATATTTATTCTTTGTTAAAGTGA